tttccacttCATTTGCCTCTTTTATCGCTGCCTTCTCTCCCATCCCCTCTGTTTCTTCTCGTTCTCTGTCCCCCTCCTTCACCTTTGCCCTGACCACCACCATACCATCTCCTGGGCTGCAGGGTCCTGGACATGCCCACCCAGGAGCTGGGCCTCCCCGCCTACCGCAAGTTTGATATTGAGGCCTGGATGCCAGGCCGTGGCCGCTTTGGAGAGGTGAGTCGCCCTCCCTCCAGCAGGAATGCAGGATGGGGAGAGAGGACATGACTGTCCTACAAGCTGAGCCTCTGaccacccctctccccaccctagGTGACTAGTGCTTCCAACTGCACAGACTTCCAGAGCCGCCGCCTTCACATCATGTTCCAGAAGGAGGCTGGGGAGCTGCAGTTTGCCCACACGGTGAGGGCCCATCCCTCCTGTCCCTCCCCAGAGGCCTCGCTCCCCAAGGCCCACACCACATCAGCACGTGGTTTCTGAGCACTCTCCTTTCCAGGTGAACGCCACGGCCTGTGCTGTCCCTCGCCTCATCATTGCCCTCCTGGAAAGCAATCAGCAAAAGGTATGGGGGACAGCGGATCCCACCCAGAGAGgtagagggggtggggagggctggcACAGGGCCATGCTCTGAGCCCTGCTCTGTCCCCAGGATGGCTCGGTCCTTGTGCCCCCTGCCCTCCAGCCCTACCTCGGCACCGACCGGATCACGATCCCagaccatgtgcctctccagtacATTGGTCCCAACCAGCCCCAGAAGTCCAAGTTCCCAGGCCAGGCTGGCTTGGGTTGAAAACCCATTCATATCAGCCCGTGGGGTTGTCACGGCCTTCTGGAGCTCAAGAGACCCTGGACACTTGGGATTTGTGTTCCTGGGCCCATCCTGATATCTGCATTCCTCATGTCTGCACCACGCCTGGGCCCCTGAATTTCAAGAACCAACTCACATACTTCTCTACTCCAACCTCAGAACTGGTCAGTGACCCTGTAGTCACCGGGGCTCCCAGCCTGCACTGGGCGGCAGGCTGTCAGAGAACTTGAAGGCTCTGGGGATGGGgagctttccttcttcccttcctcttgCCCCAGCAGTGCTGAGTGGAAAGTCCCCAATAAATTGTCAGACCACAGGGCTTGGTGGCTCCATGAATGAGGAAGATGTTCCTGGCCGGCCTTTGGGGAGGTGCTGGGTGATTGCTCAGATGTGCTAAATCATCGAAGGGGCCTCCAGCTGCAAGGCCCATGCCTGCAAGTGTCCAGACCCCCAGAGGACATGGAGGATGGCTTCAGGGCCACCAAAGGAGCTTGTTTACGAGTCCTCTCTCCCACCTCGAGGACAAGGCAGCACAGAGTCACCTCTATCTCACCCTAGCTTCATCCTGTCCCCTCAacccctccttctctcccaggctCCCCTTCCCCTGCTCCAGGTAGGGGCCTGATAGGATCACAAACTCAGCAAGCAAAGTATCAGAGTTATCAGGATAACTCTGACACTTTGCCTGAACTGACTCTGCCCCTAGGCATCCCCACCTTAATAAATGGAGTCATTTCCCAGCAGGCCACAACCCTCCAAGTCATCCTCGACTTCTCTTTCCTCACACAACCACATCCAGTCCATCAGCAAATCCTGGCACCTCCATCTTCAACATATTTCCAAAATCTGCCCACTTCCTTCCCCTCCACAGCCCCCACCCTGACCCTCCCCACCACTCTCTCCCATTTGTACCTTTGCAGCAGCCTCTTCCCTGGTCTCCCTGCTCAGAGCTCTCCTGTGGCTCCATTTCCCTCAGGGGAAAGGCCAACATCCCTGAGGCCCCATGCAGTCTTCCCCTGCCCTGCCTCTTCAGTCTTGTCCTACCCCCGGCCTTCCTTGGTGTTCCAGCTCCAAACTCTGTCCTGACCCAGGCCTTGGCACTTGCTGGCTCCACTCTTGGGCTACCCTTACCTAACCCTAATCCTTCCCTGGATCTTCTGTGATTGCCTTCCTTTGACCAGTCAAGCCTGAGCCCAGGTCACCGCCTCAGAGAGGACTTCCTTGTGCAATGAGAACCCTTTCTCTTGCTTTCTACCCCAGGCTCAGGCTTGGCAGCCAGTGCCTCTTCTCCCTTCATAACATGTATGCATTTGAGTACTGTGTCTCCCCCTCTTCGAAGGTTCACTCCTGAAGGGCTGGGgtgtttgtccatttgtttcctgCTGCAGCCTTGGGGTGAAGAGAAGGGCCTGGCAGATAGAATGTGCTCAATAAAAATTACTAGAATGAACGAAGGTGCTTGGAACTCTGCAGTTCCCAGTGCCAGGCACTGCCTTAAGCATGAATCCACACagaaattcatttaatcctcatcacTGCCAAGCTGTGGAATTGTCATCAGTCCCATTTAATAAAGGAGGAAACCAGTCTTGGGGAAGTCAAGCGCCTGTCCCAGGGCTCCATAGCcgggaaggggtggggctgggactCGGGCCAGAACCCCACTTCTGCCTCTGAAGAAGTAGGCTTCTGAGGCCCACTCtccatatgaggaaactgaggcccaggagggAAAAGAGTTGCctgaggttgtcctggaggtgaTTTAAACCCAGGTCTGCCTCCACATGGGGCTGTTGAACTGGATCCAAGCCCATTCCTCTGGGTAGAGAAACCTCCACCCTCCTTGCTGGCACTCATGGCCGGCGGCCTGGAGGGGCAGCGGGTGCAGGGCGAGGATCCCCATGAATAATTGAGGGTCTCAGGCAGGTCACCGCCCTGCAGCTGTCGTCTCCCACAGCGGGGAGAGGGCAGTGGTGGCGTCACTTCCTCCCCCGAGGGGCCACAGGTGTGGATTATAAGGAGCTACCCAGCGGGATCCGCACAGCGCTGAGGACCCAGAGTCAGGACGCTCTACCATGCTGCGCCACGGGCCCACTTCCTCACTGttgccgctgctgctgctgctgggggcAGGTACGTGTGAGCATCAGGGAGGGACCTTGGCGTCCAGCCCGGGGCACAGGGACTAAGTTCACTGGGGACGGGGACGGTGCACCCTGCAGAATTGGACTAGAGACTCCACGGGGCCAACCCCCAGAGTCGGGATGGTGCATCTGGCAGGGGGGTTGAGATGTATGGGTGCCTGGATGTTCCTGGAGCTGGGATCAGTATTGGGAACAACTCCTGGGGTTGCCAAACCCCTGGTGCCCACCATGTCCTTCTTCTACAGCAACCGCCGCTCCCCTGGCCCTGAAACCCTCCAAGGAGGAGGTGAGGAGTGTAAAGCCCTTGCCCTGCCCCATCCCACCCATGTCCTGGCCCTCCTCGCCCAGCCTCCTCCATGAGCTTCATCTCCCCACATCTTCCCTGCCCTCAACCTCCACTCTgacccttaccccttaccccttaccccaccaGCTGACTCGCTGTCTGGCAGAGGTGGTCACAGAGGTGCTGATACTGGGCCAGGCTCAGAGAGGGCCCTGCACGGCTCTCCTCCACAAAGGTAAGGAGAGCTGGGTTCCTCTCCCAAGCTCCCACCCCTGCCAGGGTTCTGCCTAAAATTGGTCCAATAGTGACATGTCCTGCCCCGGGCTGCCTGGAGGAAGGGGTATCCTCTTCTCATTCCCTGAGGGCCTCCCATGGGCTAGCACGGTCCTGCCAGGCATTCTCAGCCTGACAGAGCCTGGGTCCCCAGATCCTGACCCTCCAGTCCCAGTTCTGGGCAGTCCCTCTGAGACCTCGGGCAGGTCCCAGAAttcctctgggtctcagtttcctgacTTGATACACAGAGAGTAACTTCTCTTTCTGCCAGAGATGTGTGAGACAGAGCCCTACAACTGTATGCCTGCTAAGGGGAAAGGCCCAATGGTTGGGAATTTCAAGAAGCAGGAGGCTGGGAAGACAAGGTCCAGCCAGGAAGTGAGGgacaaggaagaggaggaagaggaagaggcaaCAGAGAGGACCCACAAGTCTGAGGTGCAGGAACAGGCTATCCATGAGCAGCTCCACAGCCAGCTCCTCCAGGATGAGGAGGAAAAGAGGAGGAGGGAGCTTGTGGAGGCCTTCGAGGATTTTTGGAAGCAGCAACAAGAGGGTGGAGAGGGTCTCCAGAAGCGGGTGGCAGAGAAGGCCAGTGATGAGGAGACAGCCCATTTTGAGGCAGAGGAAAAGGGTGTGCAGGTGCTAGATGGGGGCCGCAGCCTGTggcggggggcagggagggatggAGGAGAGAGGCACAAGGAGTccctgcaccaccaccaccaccagccagaagctggacccaaggaggaggagaaggaagaagctgCTGAGAGGGAGGTGAGTGGAGGAGGGAAGGCAGCATCTACCTGCCATCACGCTAAGGCAATGAGGGATTGGGGTCAACCAGATGGCCAGTGGTGTTACACCCAAATAGCTATGAATATGAGACCATAAATGGATTTTGAATTAATCATAGTAACCAAGACTGTCACCAGAGAGATGGCAAAATCCAAGCAAGGCCTCCATACCAAGATTATAGTAACCAAGATGTTCACCATTATTGACAGAAACATCCAAATTAGCCATGTTGCTCGTGCATAATGAGCCACCCCAAATAGTGATCACCATGCCTGGTTCACTGGGGTATAGATGACCACCACTGCTGGGTCACGTAGGTAGCAGTAACCAAATGGCCACCACATCACAAATGGGCCATGGCAGTCAACACAGACCTCGATACTGGGTTATGTTGGCCAGCATGACTCTTCAGAGTTATGACAAGTCAGTACAATCGTCATTGCAGGTCCATGTGTTTAGGAAGGCCCCTGCTGGCTGCCACTGTGAGAAATAGCATGGCCCATGTTCATGGGCAACAGTTGAGGCGGTCTGCCTTTCAAAGTGGGTGCTGACCACCCCATTTTTATCCCACTAGGAACATGATGTGGAACAGCTGGAACACATAAGAAATGAGCTGAAGAAGGTGACAGAGATCCTTGGAGAGGAGCTCAGGAGGGAGGGCTGACCCCTGACCTCATGTCCTCCTCCTTCCCAACACTATGGCTTAGGACTGTTGACTCCACAAGCTCCCTCCTCACTTGGTACCCCCCCCCCAATGGCAGGAGTAGGGAGAAGGGTGTGCCATGGATCCAGGCCTGAGGAGACAAGTCTGAGCTACGTAGGGGGCCCAGGGTCATACCTGACTCAGGAAATGGAAACCTCCCACCCAACACCTACTCCAGCTGTATCCCCTCCAAGTGAATAAAGCACAAAGAAAACCACCAACGCTTATCATGTTGCACTAGATTTTGGAGGGAGAGGGACCCAGAAATAGGAAGGCTGGGAAGGGGACTTCAGCCTAGTCTCTGGTTGTCAGAAATGTTCTTTTATTAGATtggaaattatattaataattaaacAAATTAGATGAGGTCTTCAGGGGGAAGATTTGAGGTTGGGGTGGGAGGTAGCTGGTTTATGCTCTGGGCACTGTGGACCACGATGTCATCATATTCATCCTGGGGGTAGAGGGGACCAGGTAGAGGGGCTCAGGCAGCTGCCATCTTGCCCGCTGCCCAAGTTCTTCTACCCCACCCTAAGAACTGGGTCTTTTCCCTGAAGTCAGAGTTTCCCTGCTTCTAGGTCAACTTCCCTGCTCCCAGTTCTCAAACCACCATTTTCAAGGTGATATCTTCTACTACCCAAGTTCTCCCACCAATGCAGCTTGAGTTCTATCCCTGCTGCTTTCTAGCTTTCAACGACCAGTGCTGTTTGAGCCCTATCCTCCACCCCTTCCCTCTGCTTTTACTCAAATTCCTcaaccccccctcccccattaaACATTTTCTCCTACCCAAGGTAGTGTCTCTGCCCTGCAAGTTCTCAGCTAAACCTCTCCTCACCACTGAACATCTTTCCCCATCATCGCTGGCAGTTTTCAAATCGCTGCTGCCTAAGCTCATCTTCCCACAGCACGAGTTCTCCAACCCTTGTTCCTCAAAACTCACTCCCTGTGCTGCCACCCACCCTTGCCGAAGTTTACTAGTGACTGTGTGGTCTTTTGCCCCATCTTTGCCTGAGTTCTACTTCTGCCACTGTCTTCATTTTTCGATAATCACTGCCCAGATTCTTCCAGCCACCCCTACCCATATCTCGCCTGACTGCTGCCAATGTCACCTGCACTACTGCCTGAGTTCTCCAACCATGGCAGCCCAGGGTAGGTCTCCATGCCCTGCcgaatttctcttttctcccttcccacCAATCTACCCTGACTCCCCCTTCTCCAGCTGGGCCACCCGGTCTCGCCCTGACTCACGCCCTCATCCCCGCTGTCACTGTcactgctgttgctgctgctgctgcagggaGCAGGCTTGTCATCCTCATCCTCGGGGGCTCCATGTGCACGGAGGAGACGGGCGAGTATAGGGTTGGGCCGGAGCGAGGCACTCCCCAGTGGGGTGCGGCCACCGTACATGCGGGCAGCAGGGTCTGCTCCCCCTCTCAGGAGAAGCTCCAGCACATCAGCAGCTTGTGCCTCCACCGCCAAGTGCAGGGGGCTCCGGCCACATGTGGGCTCCTGGCAGGGGTGCAGGAGAGAGGTCAGAAGGCAAGAGGAGAGGAGGAACAGGGTTTGGAGGCCCTGCCCCATTCTGAGGACACCCCCCTCTCTCCTGTAGGGCAGCTCACCGGTTTGTTGAGGTCAGCTCCGGCCTCCCGGAGCAGCCGGATCATCTCAGCATCTTTGTGGATGACGGCCACATGTAGTGGAGTGTGGCCTGGGGACAGAGTGACTGTGGTCAGGCAATGGTGGTGAGGGAGGGTTCCGGACTCCAAAAGCCACAACCTATCAGGGAGGCCCTTGTGGCCTGCAGGTAAGCGCGTTTGGGGTCTGGCTCCTGAGTTCCTGGGTAGCCAAAGAGGCATCTGGGTCCCGAGTGCTGAAGTCTCAGGTGGTCTGGGCCAGCAGCCAGGTCCCAGTGCCTCGGCTGTGGGGTGTCTGGGGTCTGTGGGTGAAGAGTTTGGGGTCTTTGGATGGGAGGTCTGGATCCTGAGTGGGTTTTTCAGCCCTGGATCATGGGGCCAGGACACCTAAGCCTCTGGTTTTATTTCACAAACGACCTGAGTTTTGAATAGGTGAAGGGCCTGTGACCTTGGGGAGGGGTTGGGCCCTGAGGACTGGGTCCTGGGT
The genomic region above belongs to Tamandua tetradactyla isolate mTamTet1 chromosome 16, mTamTet1.pri, whole genome shotgun sequence and contains:
- the CCER2 gene encoding coiled-coil domain-containing glutamate-rich protein 2 isoform X1 encodes the protein MLRHGPTSSLLPLLLLLGAATAAPLALKPSKEELTRCLAEVVTEVLILGQAQRGPCTALLHKEMCETEPYNCMPAKGKGPMVGNFKKQEAGKTRSSQEVRDKEEEEEEEATERTHKSEVQEQAIHEQLHSQLLQDEEEKRRRELVEAFEDFWKQQQEGGEGLQKRVAEKASDEETAHFEAEEKGVQVLDGGRSLWRGAGRDGGERHKESLHHHHHQPEAGPKEEEKEEAAEREEHDVEQLEHIRNELKKVTEILGEELRREG
- the CCER2 gene encoding coiled-coil domain-containing glutamate-rich protein 2 isoform X2 → MLRHGPTSSLLPLLLLLGAATAAPLALKPSKEELTRCLAEVVTEVLILGQAQRGPCTALLHKEMCETEPYNCMPAKGKGPMVGNFKKQEAGKTRSSQEVRDKEEEEEEEATERTHKSEVQEQAIHEQLHSQLLQDEEEKRRRELVEAFEDFWKQQQEGGEGLQKRVAEKASDEETAHFEAEEKGVQVLDGGRSLWRGAGRDGGERHKESLHHHHHQPEAGPKEEEKEEAAEREEHDVEQLEHIRNELKKE
- the NFKBIB gene encoding NF-kappa-B inhibitor beta isoform X3 translates to MALHLAVIHQHEPFLDFLLSFAAGTEYLDLQNDLGQTALHLAAILGEASAVEKLYAAGAGLRMAERKGQTALHLACRMGAHACARALLQPRPRHLRGAVDTCRAEARDHTPDPDLAPAALYPEPDSEKEEEEREEDWKLQLEAENYEGHTPLHVAVIHKDAEMIRLLREAGADLNKPEPTCGRSPLHLAVEAQAADVLELLLRGGADPAARMYGGRTPLGSASLRPNPILARLLRAHGAPEDEDDKPAPCSSSSNSSDSDSGDEGDEYDDIVVHSAQSINQLPPTPTSNLPPEDLI